A window of the Spirochaetales bacterium genome harbors these coding sequences:
- a CDS encoding aldo/keto reductase — protein sequence MKYSVFGKTGKKVSVLGFGCMRFPVKDGNNEKILEDEIRDMLACGIEGGINYLDTAYPYHGGKSEEVVGKVLENGYRDRVILATKMPCWLVEKPEDFDKYLDIQLERLRTDRIDYYLIHGIFTDRWRRMKEMGVFEWSEKARADGRIRGFGFSFHDTAALFKEVIDAYDAWDLCQIQYNYLNENFQAGTEGLLYAAQRNIPVVVMEPLFGGALAAPPEPIKAMIDEAGKKPADLALQWLWDKPEVTVVLSGMGSLDQVKENIASAGKAQPGSFSREDRLLVERIREAYTGLNPIPCTKCRYCMPCPSGVDIPRNFELYNLWNCQNPYLGRALYSWHFDEGLRASACTACGTCEEQCPQHIPIREWLKKVHEALLIKEGI from the coding sequence ATGAAATATAGCGTGTTTGGAAAAACGGGGAAAAAGGTTTCGGTACTGGGCTTCGGGTGTATGCGCTTTCCCGTCAAAGACGGCAATAATGAAAAAATCCTGGAAGATGAAATCAGGGATATGCTTGCCTGCGGCATCGAAGGCGGGATCAATTACCTGGATACCGCCTACCCCTATCACGGCGGTAAAAGTGAAGAGGTCGTCGGCAAGGTGCTCGAAAACGGATACAGGGACAGGGTCATACTCGCCACGAAAATGCCCTGCTGGCTTGTCGAAAAACCGGAAGATTTCGACAAATACCTCGACATCCAGCTCGAGCGGCTCAGGACCGATCGTATCGATTATTATCTTATCCACGGGATTTTTACGGACCGATGGCGGCGGATGAAGGAAATGGGGGTCTTCGAGTGGAGTGAAAAGGCCCGCGCGGACGGTCGCATCCGCGGGTTCGGTTTTTCATTTCATGATACGGCTGCACTCTTCAAGGAAGTCATCGACGCGTATGACGCCTGGGATCTTTGCCAGATACAGTACAACTATCTGAACGAGAATTTTCAGGCGGGAACCGAGGGACTCCTCTATGCGGCGCAGCGTAATATTCCCGTCGTGGTGATGGAGCCGCTTTTCGGCGGGGCCCTGGCGGCGCCCCCCGAACCCATAAAAGCGATGATCGATGAGGCGGGGAAAAAGCCTGCCGATCTCGCACTGCAATGGCTCTGGGACAAACCGGAAGTGACGGTTGTGTTAAGCGGCATGGGCAGTCTCGACCAGGTGAAAGAGAACATCGCTTCCGCCGGGAAGGCTCAACCGGGAAGCTTTTCCCGGGAGGACCGTCTGCTTGTCGAGCGGATACGGGAAGCGTATACCGGACTCAATCCGATTCCATGCACGAAATGCCGGTATTGTATGCCCTGCCCTTCGGGAGTCGATATACCGCGAAACTTCGAATTGTACAATCTCTGGAATTGCCAGAATCCTTATCTCGGGAGGGCGCTCTATTCGTGGCATTTTGATGAGGGATTGCGGGCAAGTGCCTGTACGGCATGCGGAACCTGCGAGGAACAATGCCCCCAGCATATACCGATCCGCGAGTGGCTGAAAAAAGTCCATGAAGCATTATTAATAAAGGAAGGAATATAG
- a CDS encoding alpha-glucosidase has product MDNEWIWWKHGVIYQIYPRSFHDTNGDGIGDIPGIIRKLDYLENLNIDGIWISPINVSPMFDFGYDINDYYAIDPVFGTNGDFETLIKEAHKRNIRIIMDIVLNHTSHLHPWFVESRASRDNGKSGWYIWHDGKKGKPPNNWMGAFGGRGWEWEPRRRQFYMHSFLKEQPDLNWRNEAMKKAAFQILTYWMDMGVDGFRLDVINYFTKDSRFRSNPFAIGPNLRPYDLQEHIFDRNQEENHLITRAMRKVTDAYKDRMLVGEVYAPTPDPELSASYLGDGTDELHLAFNFSFMYTEKWHAETFYRVIRQWYDSIPEKGWPCNVLSNHDKPRSRTRFGGGKDSDARARVAAAFLLTVKGTPFIYYGEEIGMEDGKIKKKEIHDPIGKRYWPINKGRDPARTPMLWSAASNAGFSGASPWLPLNNGWERQNVDAQEKDGTSILQFYKKLLRVRKEKKPLMFGEWVELNHGKENFLSYERRWSGERVLVLLNFARTGCTAAIPPGTWTTLLSTHGRQGVMPGSEVKLAPYEVVVAEYKL; this is encoded by the coding sequence ATGGATAACGAGTGGATATGGTGGAAACACGGGGTTATCTATCAGATTTATCCCAGGAGTTTTCACGATACGAACGGGGATGGTATCGGCGATATTCCGGGCATTATCCGGAAACTCGATTACCTTGAGAATCTGAATATCGACGGCATCTGGATTTCTCCGATTAACGTTTCACCGATGTTCGATTTCGGCTACGATATCAACGATTATTATGCGATCGATCCGGTCTTTGGGACAAACGGGGATTTTGAAACCCTTATAAAAGAAGCCCATAAAAGAAACATAAGAATCATCATGGATATTGTCCTGAACCACACCTCACACCTTCATCCATGGTTTGTCGAATCACGGGCATCACGGGATAACGGGAAAAGCGGCTGGTATATCTGGCACGACGGGAAAAAGGGAAAACCGCCGAACAACTGGATGGGTGCTTTCGGGGGGCGCGGATGGGAATGGGAACCCCGGCGGAGACAGTTTTACATGCACTCGTTTTTAAAAGAGCAGCCGGATCTGAACTGGCGTAACGAGGCGATGAAAAAGGCCGCCTTTCAGATACTGACCTACTGGATGGACATGGGGGTGGACGGATTCAGACTCGATGTCATCAACTATTTCACGAAAGACAGCAGGTTCCGGAGTAATCCGTTTGCTATCGGTCCGAACCTGCGTCCGTACGATTTACAGGAGCATATCTTCGACCGGAACCAGGAGGAGAATCACCTCATTACCCGCGCGATGCGGAAGGTGACGGACGCCTATAAAGACCGTATGCTGGTGGGGGAGGTCTATGCGCCGACGCCGGATCCCGAACTCTCAGCGTCATACCTCGGGGACGGGACGGACGAACTGCATCTTGCCTTTAATTTTTCATTCATGTATACGGAAAAATGGCACGCGGAGACCTTTTACCGGGTCATCCGGCAATGGTACGACTCCATCCCGGAGAAGGGGTGGCCGTGCAATGTCCTCTCCAATCACGACAAACCGCGAAGCAGAACCCGCTTCGGGGGCGGGAAGGACAGTGATGCCAGGGCGAGGGTCGCGGCCGCTTTTCTTCTCACCGTCAAGGGGACGCCGTTCATATACTACGGGGAGGAAATCGGCATGGAGGACGGGAAGATTAAAAAGAAAGAGATCCATGATCCGATCGGGAAACGGTACTGGCCGATCAACAAGGGAAGGGACCCCGCGCGAACACCAATGCTCTGGTCCGCTGCCTCGAACGCCGGATTTTCCGGCGCGTCTCCCTGGCTTCCGCTGAACAATGGATGGGAACGGCAAAACGTGGATGCCCAGGAAAAAGACGGCACCTCCATCCTTCAGTTTTACAAAAAACTGCTTCGCGTTCGAAAAGAAAAAAAACCGCTGATGTTCGGGGAGTGGGTCGAACTGAATCACGGAAAAGAGAACTTCCTTTCCTATGAGAGGCGATGGTCCGGCGAACGGGTGCTCGTGCTTCTCAATTTCGCAAGGACGGGCTGTACGGCAGCCATCCCTCCGGGGACATGGACAACCCTGCTTTCCACACACGGCAGGCAGGGGGTAATGCCGGGATCTGAGGTGAAACTCGCGCCGTATGAGGTTGTGGTTGCGGAGTACAAACTGTGA
- a CDS encoding DUF2087 domain-containing protein has protein sequence MIDNITHTGEPDAQKNPADLQELNRIFWDAGLDAIVKGYVFHPAVAVFRCLVCGKRYEKGIIYDVNGLMCDAEKALKLHIDKEHGSLFQYLIGFDKKLTGLSEQQKNILTCMYEGLNDRETAEKLTIGSISTVRNHRYQVREKEKQATIFLALMRLLKIKNKGNDDFITIHKGATMIDSRYAITDEEREKFLNRYFPDGLDGALSEFPKKEKRKLVILNHIIKRFELNRKYTEKEVNDILIRIYTDYVTIRRYLIEYGFMERYRDCSYYWVKV, from the coding sequence ATGATAGATAATATTACACATACAGGTGAGCCTGACGCTCAAAAAAACCCCGCCGATCTTCAGGAACTCAACAGGATTTTCTGGGATGCGGGCCTTGATGCCATCGTTAAAGGGTATGTTTTTCATCCGGCCGTCGCCGTATTCAGGTGTCTCGTGTGCGGAAAAAGATATGAGAAAGGGATAATCTATGATGTGAACGGCTTGATGTGCGATGCGGAGAAGGCATTGAAACTCCATATAGATAAAGAACACGGATCTCTTTTTCAGTACCTGATCGGGTTTGACAAGAAACTGACTGGATTGAGCGAACAACAGAAGAATATCCTGACGTGCATGTATGAGGGGTTGAATGACAGGGAGACGGCTGAAAAGCTTACTATCGGGAGTATTTCCACGGTACGAAACCACCGGTATCAGGTACGGGAAAAGGAAAAACAGGCTACAATTTTTCTGGCGCTTATGCGTCTTCTGAAAATAAAGAACAAGGGAAATGATGATTTTATCACGATTCACAAGGGGGCAACCATGATCGATTCGCGCTATGCGATCACCGACGAAGAACGGGAAAAATTCCTCAACCGGTATTTTCCGGACGGCCTTGACGGAGCATTGAGTGAGTTTCCGAAGAAAGAGAAACGGAAGCTCGTCATTCTCAACCATATCATCAAACGGTTCGAATTGAACAGAAAGTATACGGAAAAGGAAGTCAATGACATCCTCATCCGGATCTATACCGATTATGTAACGATCCGGAGGTACCTTATCGAATACGGATTTATGGAGCGGTACCGTGATTGCAGTTATTACTGGGTGAAGGTATAG
- a CDS encoding CHASE2 domain-containing protein, giving the protein MNILLKVIPIAVSLLVAFFFLFSLSPFELFWLDIRFILTSAMYGHYELSDYLVILLIDKKSEEALGIPVEGKRWRAYDSEIIGLLSGAGARIIVFDVEFSGETTPWDESLSGSYREAGNVIGCEIEEGATLPLFRASLFGVGNATVRLIGGKPRKIDAFPRNSGQRALSFLAAGAYVDSFRREGDSDAFSRAGDEIAELKEFWINYRYPVHFFPVRSYVDVLLSEGGRMADDLRTPLSLVKDKAVLIAKAFEKDKIPLPNTFTGNVYGGFIHAYGIETLLQQSRVVRVPVWTEILFILAVCGVLFLVCSFTGRIMNILLSIMLLVVVFIVQLAVFRGGHDWMFYSPILFCALVYIGVYRFIGRMRLSIEFGNIKKEMRSLEQYNKALMETGKIKDILTDTLVHDIKNAIAAIEGGLAYITEKYKGDSQSLRIFHGASIACTDIINLSSNLLDVRNIEEGVFTLRKEPCSFAMVEEMIRRYILYPLFDEKQITVTIDPPRFTMNFYADTYLFEQMCHNLLSNALKYTPQSGSIRISFRKKDGTTSIVFFNTGKPIPDDQKEQIFEKYLTGGKKRSRYSKGLGLYFCRMAMEMHHGRIFLESSEQGNAFHLVFPSGNGERPGFSDRNE; this is encoded by the coding sequence ATGAATATTCTTTTGAAAGTCATTCCCATTGCCGTGAGTCTTCTCGTCGCCTTTTTCTTTCTTTTTTCATTGTCGCCGTTTGAATTATTCTGGCTCGATATCAGGTTCATACTGACCTCGGCCATGTACGGCCATTATGAATTATCCGATTATCTGGTCATCCTCCTTATCGATAAAAAATCCGAAGAGGCACTCGGGATTCCGGTCGAAGGGAAGCGGTGGCGGGCGTATGACAGTGAGATAATCGGGCTTCTTTCCGGGGCCGGGGCGCGGATCATCGTTTTCGATGTCGAGTTTTCGGGAGAAACGACGCCCTGGGACGAGTCGCTTTCCGGAAGTTACAGGGAAGCGGGAAATGTGATCGGCTGTGAAATCGAGGAAGGGGCGACGCTTCCCCTGTTTCGCGCGTCCCTCTTTGGCGTGGGGAACGCGACGGTCCGGTTGATCGGCGGCAAACCAAGAAAAATCGACGCATTTCCGCGGAACAGCGGACAACGGGCGCTTTCTTTTCTGGCGGCCGGGGCGTATGTCGATTCCTTTCGTCGGGAAGGCGATAGTGATGCATTTTCCCGAGCGGGAGACGAGATCGCCGAATTGAAGGAGTTCTGGATCAATTACCGATACCCCGTTCATTTCTTCCCGGTTCGCTCCTATGTCGATGTTCTGCTGTCCGAAGGGGGAAGAATGGCCGATGACCTGCGTACCCCACTCTCCCTGGTAAAGGATAAGGCGGTATTGATCGCCAAAGCCTTTGAGAAGGACAAAATTCCCCTGCCGAACACCTTCACGGGAAATGTCTACGGTGGCTTTATTCATGCGTACGGTATCGAAACCCTGCTTCAACAAAGCCGCGTGGTGCGTGTTCCGGTCTGGACAGAGATACTTTTTATTCTCGCCGTCTGTGGTGTTCTTTTTCTGGTTTGTTCATTTACCGGGAGGATCATGAACATTCTGCTTTCAATCATGCTTCTCGTTGTCGTCTTTATCGTGCAGCTTGCCGTATTCCGGGGCGGCCATGACTGGATGTTTTATTCTCCGATCTTATTCTGTGCGCTGGTTTATATCGGGGTTTATCGCTTTATCGGGAGAATGCGACTGTCGATCGAATTCGGAAACATCAAGAAAGAGATGAGATCGCTCGAACAGTATAATAAAGCACTGATGGAGACGGGGAAGATCAAGGATATCCTCACCGATACCCTCGTTCACGATATCAAGAACGCAATCGCGGCCATCGAAGGGGGACTCGCCTACATTACCGAAAAATACAAGGGTGACAGCCAGAGTCTCCGGATATTCCACGGCGCATCGATCGCCTGTACCGATATCATTAACCTCTCTTCGAATCTGCTTGATGTGAGGAATATCGAAGAAGGCGTATTCACGCTTCGGAAAGAACCGTGTTCATTTGCCATGGTAGAGGAAATGATCCGGCGTTATATCCTTTATCCGCTTTTCGATGAAAAACAGATCACCGTTACCATTGATCCGCCCCGATTCACCATGAATTTTTATGCCGATACGTACCTTTTCGAACAGATGTGCCATAACCTCTTGAGCAATGCCCTGAAATATACCCCCCAATCGGGCAGTATCCGGATTTCATTCCGCAAAAAAGACGGAACGACCTCAATTGTCTTTTTCAACACAGGCAAACCGATTCCCGACGACCAGAAAGAACAGATTTTTGAGAAATATCTCACCGGCGGGAAAAAGCGTTCCAGGTATTCAAAAGGCCTGGGACTTTATTTCTGCAGAATGGCTATGGAAATGCATCACGGCAGGATTTTTCTGGAATCCTCTGAGCAGGGCAATGCCTTCCATCTGGTTTTTCCCTCCGGGAATGGAGAACGGCCCGGATTTTCCGATCGGAATGAATAA